From Scleropages formosus chromosome 1, fSclFor1.1, whole genome shotgun sequence, a single genomic window includes:
- the LOC108925561 gene encoding protein TASOR-like isoform X2, whose protein sequence is MSLSAAAAVTRTKDGERAPQEEATLTSVQEAAEGGKDERELASSSAPLKACPAEELPRRSFHIPRKNKEKQALFQYLPPESREFEDIMKILSTSYLQSSSAGAFVYTKAQLVQNELLEKDFAEKRREMKQNGRTDSELLESYGFLLLESYKLQGVCKKGLLVRHARTTTLGDPAKGVYLSRYSDLLQINPFNVDAAGDIIIFKVLKGKVKTISMSRNILDPTPNFDCHVSTNAHKVTSCLSYRAFELTQQYFYEYKFDEIKERPRHVRPHAVVSFIYKGNAALSTHKPMPPLRSNSRNSECSEGLTRKSIYTVWTGQLLNQGKVLCHVAIRSFTQLFLPFKLPEQLEMEKAMKLAEVKWRIPIALLSWDTYVDTGKGSQNGLHGSLFEVVDVSKHNSISSLLLMLEKEKMVLVKPLDDQGFLFLLSSKQLTNSNGIERGWTQSLLALFLSQESRGEVKPSLGVAVAVEDLRPDARNPIIPHLKTFLPALHYALCTLRASHPADPGAEVEREARAYMIGCSNKTHQSFHLAEYKENCKVQKKVYSYSRMNHDVEGSLHSYFYNPKFYQLAVAVAKEIVDVVPPPVCDTSMLDVRASEIRLFSRDGARTRQPQPMNDPGKMKELLKLIHLRKRNVAEEEGERNLVGDCGDRKRKAEDEAVGLVKKYLRTEDNRRESGGEEGHYRDCLSAVMRCMRVYDTDLRLQEPQSTSVPSTQTMLTMLFDTLQQVMAQHSEASNSLHNSGENPELGDETLRTALELGLPVHCDIDLRNWPDVVGPDDLEEQTDGSLSSPDEFSPSNNNELQDDPDLAKVPWKLIPITGIKPCQYSSLNEGNPFDPRFMAVSSSTEHCASSERRGHVCMEVDLQVVNNGLNVILNKDCNLTDSIPTEEPKSMKTIPVTEPKRADIVLSTEPRRTGITSTTGPKQTDTFSPAEPQRTHTAPPVDPKRTDMDPQTEPQHTDMAPPGQLKQTHAAPPVESKRTETVPQTEPKRNPTIPQAKLKQNRTAPPAEPKRADTVLPAEPKRADTASPAKPEQADDIAFEEAKDIESIGKNHLKKAETVPSNNTTNTDELVSQGPSIVDTILNEEFSNFSTEIQKLLKGEQVEYHSEMSMTFPQDLQWQDEVVFSEYVSHYTHPVPVHSYISTLRDHMNQLINCPSDHWEKATVCIPPPSSVCDHASLSAHSPARSVSFPCTSLNCTADTTLPTSEPVHSPPQHAVTTDFYQPLLNCSPDLQSPVVDSSGHTPLNTNVPVPEPMSKSINSVISQIRPDMFNTLLEIMKDVQKNTVKFYVHSMEENSVCSEIKDYLIQLGNAECKPHVFLESKNSLDKLLIIIQNKDIAAHIHTIPLLLYLKKLSSVSFAGVDSLEDVKNHTYNELFVSGGFIVSDEFVLNPDFITQKEKNCANTHWCWKVHCKTHKKLKELARVNNEALGLLNLLSTYQRRHVVEFLPYHECDCGTRQAPDLECLIKLQAQNVHYRHIIFLTERHFEMFPHHSKNGIMIASISNIMDSLPGCTSSTASCLETLEPNPSCPLVMFTEKEKNAEKRMLDFTEGSSGTCNLNVPPYEREVELLVPPPPPHQTDPFQLPYVDQLTPELQPPSTEMPKEFTALKQAISFKDSHQLRRQCLGSELGVTLPQGEKLKSYQSFLHPTSTWPVQSPFGAEIYSSLTPASISAFLSHQAMPDSCYWTTRRSGSIEDSTQPKKTGWTSIGQGSHEEPSPSSWSFVMGAAIDSVDFQPSSTQQFVSEWEATFKARR, encoded by the exons ACACCAAAGCTCAGCTTGTACAAAATGAACTTCTGGAAAAGGAT TTTgcagagaagaggagggagatgAAACAGAATGGCCGGACGGATAGCGAGTTGTTGGAATCCTATGGCTTCCTGCTGTTGGAGAGTTACAAG CTACAAGGAGTATGTAAAAAGGGCCTGTTGGTCAGGCATGCTCGGACCACGACTCTTGGGGATCCTGCTAAGG GTGTCTACCTTTCTAGGTACTCCGATTTACTGCAGATCAATCCTTTCAATGTTGATGCAGCTGGagatattattatatttaaagtaCTCAAG GGAAAGGTGAAGACTATCAGCATGTCCAGAAACATCTTGGATCCCACGCCCAACTTTGATTGTCATGTGTCAACAAATGCACACAAAGTGACATCTTGTCTATCATACAGAGCATTTGAACTCACTCAG CAATACTTTTATGAGTACAAGTTTGACGAGATCAAGGAGCGGCCCAGACACGTACGCCCGCATGCTGTGGTGTCCTTCATCTACAAAGGCAATGCAGCCCTGTCAACCCACAAGCCCATGCCTCCTCTCAG GTCAAACAGCAGAAACTCTGAATGCAGCGAAG GACTGACAAGAAAGAGCATCTACACGGTATGGACTGGGCAGCTGTTGAATCAAGGCAAGGTGTTGTGCCATGTTGCCATCCGCTCCTTTACCCAACTCTTCCTCCCTTTCAAGCT gccaGAACAGCTTGAAATGGAAAAGGCAATGAAACTAGCTGAGGTAAAATGGAGGATCCCAATAGCTCTGTTGTCCTGGGACACATATGTGGACACTGGAAAGG gaTCACAGAATGGGCTGCATGGTAGTTTGTTTGAGGTGGTTGATGTGAGCAAACATAACAGCATTTCTAGCCTACTTCTCAtgctggagaaagaaaaaatg GTGCTGGTTAAGCCTTTGGATGACCAAggtttcctcttccttctctcaTCAAAGCAACTGACCAATTCTAACG GAATTGAGAGAGGATGGACACAATCTCTTCTAGCACTCTTTCTATCCCAGGAATCAAGAGGAGAGGTGAAGCCAT CATTAGGAGTGGCTGTGGCAGTGGAAGATCTGAGACCTGATGCCAGGAATCCCATCATTCCACATCTGAAGACCTTTCTCCCTGCTTTGCACTATGCCTTGTGTACCTTACGTGCTAGTCATCCTGCGGACCCAGGAGCTGAGGTGGAACGTGAAGCCCGAGCTTATATGATAGGATGCAGCAATAAAACCCATCAGAGCTTCCACCTGGCAGAATACAAGGAGAACtgtaaagtgcaaaaaaaggTTTACTCTTATTCCAGGATGAATCACGACGTAGAAGGCTCATTGCACTCTTACTTCTACAACCCCAAGTTCTATCAGCTGGCTGTGGCAGTTGCCAAGGAAATTGTTGATGTCGTGCCACCCCCTGTCTGTGATACCTCGATGTTGGATGTCAGGGCCTCAGAAATCAGGCTTTTCAGTAGGGACGGTGCAAGAACTCGGCAACCCCAGCCAATGAATGACCCGGGCAAGATGAAGGAGCTGTTGAAGCTAATTCACCTGCGCAAGAGGAATGTAGCTGAAGAGGAGGGTGAGAGGAATCTAGTTGGAGACTGTGGGGATAGGAAGAGGAAAGCCGAGGATGAGGCAGTTGGACTAGTGAAAAAATATCTACGTACAGAAGACAACAGAAGAGAAAGTGGAG GTGAAGAAGGCCACTACCGGGACTGCCTCTCTGCTGTAATGAGGTGCATGAGGGTCTATGACACAGATCTGAGGCTGCAGGAACCTCAGAGTACATCAGTTCCCAGCACCCAGACTATGCTGACAATGCTGTTTGATACCTTGCAGCAGGTTATGGCTCAACACTCAGAAGCCAGTAACAGCCTACATAACAGTGGTGAAAATCCTGAATTAGGTGACGAGACCTTAAGGACTGCTCTTGAACTCGGCTTACCTGTGCACTGTGACATCGACCTACGAAATTGGCCTGATGTGGTCGGACCAGATGACCTGGAG GAGCAGACTGATGGCAGTTTGAGCAGCCCGGATGAGTTTAGTCCCTCCAACAACAATGAATTACAAGACGATCCTGACTTGGCTAAGGTGCCCTGGAAACTGATCCCAATCACAG GTATCAAGCCATGTCAATATTCCTCCTTAAATGAGGGAAATCCCTTTGATCCACGCTTCATGGCAGTCTCCAGTTCAACTGAGCATTGTGCTTCCTCTGAAAGAAGAGGTCATGTCTGCATGGAGGTTGATCTGCAAGTTGTCAATAATGGCTTGAATGTCATTCTCAACAAAGACTGTAACCTAACAGACAGCATTCCTACTGAAGAACCAAAAAGTATGAAAACCATTCCCGTTACAGAACCCAAGAGAGCAGACATTGTTCTTTCTACAGAGCCCAGGAGAACAGGCATCACCTCCACTACAGGGCCCAAGCAAACAGATACGTTTTCTCCAGCAGAGCCCCAGCgaacacacacagctcctccGGTGGACCCCAAGCGAACGGACATGGATCCCCAAACAGAACCCCAGCACACAGATATGGCTCCCCCAGGGCAGCTCAAGCAAACACACGCAGCCCCCCCAGTGGAGTCCAAGCGAACAGAGACAGTTCCCCAAACGGAGCCCAAGCGAAACCCCACTATTCCTCAGGCGAAGCTCAAGCAAAACCGCACTGCTCCCCCAGCGGAGCCCAAGCGGGCGGACACGGTTCTCCCAGCAGAGCCCAAGCGGGCGGACACAGCTTCCCCAGCCAAACCCGAGCAGGCAGATGACATTGCTTTTGAAGAAGCCAAAGATATTGAGAGTATTGGTAAAAACCATCTGAAGAAAGCAGAGACTGTCCCAAGTAATAACACAACAAACACAGATGAGTTGGTTAGTCAAGGGCCCAGTATAGTGGACACTATCCTCAACGAGGAGTTCAGCAACTTTTCTACTGAGATACAGAAGCTTTTGAAAGGCGAACAAGTAGAATACCATTCTGAAATGTCAATGACATTTCCTCAGGATCTGCAGTGGCAAGATGAAGTTGTTTTCTCCGAATATGTGTCACACTACACCCACCCCGTTCCCGTGCACAGTTATATCAGCACACTTCGGGATCATATGAATCAGTTGATAAACTGTCCGTCTGATCACTGGGAGAAGGCAACAGTCTGTATCCCACCTCCATCTTCTGTCTGTGACCATGCCTCTCTTTCAGCACATAGTCCTGCCCGATCTGTTTCCTTCCCCTGTACCTCCCTTAATTGTACAGCTGATACCACTCTGCCAACAAGTGAGCCAGTTCACAGTCCACCTCAACATGCAGTTACCACAGACTTTTACCAACCGCTGTTGAATTGCAGTCCAGACCTCCAGTCTCCTGTTGTTGACAGCTCAGGACACACACCACTGAACACAAATGTACCAGTCCCAGAGCCCATGTCCAAGTCCATCAACAGTGTGATTAGCCAGATCAGGCCTGATATGTTCAATACCCTCCTGGAGATTATGAAAGATGTGCAGAAGAACACGGTGAAGTTTTATGTCCACTCAATGGAGGAGAACAGTGTATGTTCTGAAattaag GACTACTTAATCCAACTTGGGAACGCAGAGTGCAAACCTCATGTTTTCCTAGAGAGCAAGAACAGTCTGGACAAGCTACTGATCATCATTCAAAACAAAGATATTGCAGCTCACATTCACACG ATCCCCTTACTACTGTACCTGAAGAAACTTTCCTCCGTCAGCTTTGCTGGAGTAGACAGTCTGGAAGATGTTAAGAACCATACATACAATGAGCTCTTTGTATCTGGTGGCTTCATTGTTTCGGACGAATTTGTTCTTAACCCAGATTTCATCACTCAAA AGGAAAAGAACTGTGCAAATACCCACTGGTGCTGGAAGGTACACTGCAAAACCCACAAGAAACTGAAGGAGTTGGCCAG GGTGAATAATGAGGCTTTGGGTCTGTTGAATCTGCTGTCCACCTACCAGAGGAGGCATGTGGTGGAGTTTCTTCCATACCACGAGTGTGACTGTGGAACTCGGCAGGCCCCTGATCTTGAATGCCTGATCAAACTGCAGGCCCAGAATGTCCACTACCGCCATATTATCTTCCTCACTG AGCGACATTTTGAGATGTTTCCACACCACTCCAAAAATGGCATAATGATTGCAAGCATCAGTAACATCATGGACAGCTTACCAGGCTGCACAAGCTCCACTGCAAGCTGTTTAGAGACCCTAGAACCAAATCCATCCTGTCCTCTGGTGATGTTTACAG agaaagaaaagaatgcTGAGAAGAGAATGCTGGACTTCACAGAGGGCTCCTCAGGTACATGCAACCTCAATGTACCACCATATGAAAGAGAAGTAGAGCTCCTGGttccaccacccccaccacaccAGACAGATCCATTTCAGTTGCCCTACGTGGACCAGCTAACTCCAGAGCTTCAGCCTCCATCCACTGAAATGCCAAAAGAATTCACAGCTCTAAAACAGGCAATCTCATTCAAAGACTCCCACCAACTGAGAAGACAATGTCTTGGCTCAGAGTTGGGTGTGACCTTGCCTCAgggagaaaaactgaaatcctACCAAAGCTTCCTGCACCCAACCTCAACATGGCCAGTCCAGTCTCCATTTGGAGCAGAGATCTACTCCTCTCTCACTCCAGcttccatttctgcttttcttagCCATCAGGCTATGCCAGATTCCTGCTACTGGACCACAAGGAGATCAGGCAGCATAGAAGACTCCACACAACCAAAGAAGACAGGATGGACCTCTATCGGCCAGGGGTCACATGAAGAGCCCAGTCCAAGCTCCTGGAGCTTTGTAATGGGAGCTGCCATAGATAGTGTTGATTTTCAACCCTCATCAACTCAGCAGTTTGTATCAGAATGGGAAGCTACTTTCAAAGCCAGAAGATGA
- the LOC108925561 gene encoding protein TASOR-like isoform X1, with the protein MSLSAAAAVTRTKDGERAPQEEATLTSVQEAAEGGKDERELASSSAPLKACPAEELPRRSFHIPRKNKEKQALFQYLPPESREFEDIMKILSTSYLQSSSAGAFVYTKAQLVQNELLEKDFAEKRREMKQNGRTDSELLESYGFLLLESYKLQGVCKKGLLVRHARTTTLGDPAKGVYLSRYSDLLQINPFNVDAAGDIIIFKVLKGKVKTISMSRNILDPTPNFDCHVSTNAHKVTSCLSYRAFELTQQYFYEYKFDEIKERPRHVRPHAVVSFIYKGNAALSTHKPMPPLRSNSRNSECSEGLTRKSIYTVWTGQLLNQGKVLCHVAIRSFTQLFLPFKLPEQLEMEKAMKLAEVKWRIPIALLSWDTYVDTGKGSQNGLHGSLFEVVDVSKHNSISSLLLMLEKEKMVLVKPLDDQGFLFLLSSKQLTNSNGIERGWTQSLLALFLSQESRGEVKPSLGVAVAVEDLRPDARNPIIPHLKTFLPALHYALCTLRASHPADPGAEVEREARAYMIGCSNKTHQSFHLAEYKENCKVQKKVYSYSRMNHDVEGSLHSYFYNPKFYQLAVAVAKEIVDVVPPPVCDTSMLDVRASEIRLFSRDGARTRQPQPMNDPGKMKELLKLIHLRKRNVAEEEGERNLVGDCGDRKRKAEDEAVGLVKKYLRTEDNRRESGGEEGHYRDCLSAVMRCMRVYDTDLRLQEPQSTSVPSTQTMLTMLFDTLQQVMAQHSEASNSLHNSGENPELGDETLRTALELGLPVHCDIDLRNWPDVVGPDDLEEQTDGSLSSPDEFSPSNNNELQDDPDLAKVPWKLIPITGIKPCQYSSLNEGNPFDPRFMAVSSSTEHCASSERRGHVCMEVDLQVVNNGLNVILNKDCNLTDSIPTEEPKSMKTIPVTEPKRADIVLSTEPRRTGITSTTGPKQTDTFSPAEPQRTHTAPPVDPKRTDMDPQTEPQHTDMAPPGQLKQTHAAPPVESKRTETVPQTEPKRNPTIPQAKLKQNRTAPPAEPKRADTVLPAEPKRADTASPAKPEQADDIAFEEAKDIESIGKNHLKKAETVPSNNTTNTDELVSQGPSIVDTILNEEFSNFSTEIQKLLKGEQVEYHSEMSMTFPQDLQWQDEVVFSEYVSHYTHPVPVHSYISTLRDHMNQLINCPSDHWEKATVCIPPPSSVCDHASLSAHSPARSVSFPCTSLNCTADTTLPTSEPVHSPPQHAVTTDFYQPLLNCSPDLQSPVVDSSGHTPLNTNVPVPEPMSKSINSVISQIRPDMFNTLLEIMKDVQKNTVKFYVHSMEENSVCSEIKDYLIQLGNAECKPHVFLESKNSLDKLLIIIQNKDIAAHIHTIPLLLYLKKLSSVSFAGVDSLEDVKNHTYNELFVSGGFIVSDEFVLNPDFITQNRLQLLLTFLEEKNCANTHWCWKVHCKTHKKLKELARVNNEALGLLNLLSTYQRRHVVEFLPYHECDCGTRQAPDLECLIKLQAQNVHYRHIIFLTERHFEMFPHHSKNGIMIASISNIMDSLPGCTSSTASCLETLEPNPSCPLVMFTEKEKNAEKRMLDFTEGSSGTCNLNVPPYEREVELLVPPPPPHQTDPFQLPYVDQLTPELQPPSTEMPKEFTALKQAISFKDSHQLRRQCLGSELGVTLPQGEKLKSYQSFLHPTSTWPVQSPFGAEIYSSLTPASISAFLSHQAMPDSCYWTTRRSGSIEDSTQPKKTGWTSIGQGSHEEPSPSSWSFVMGAAIDSVDFQPSSTQQFVSEWEATFKARR; encoded by the exons ACACCAAAGCTCAGCTTGTACAAAATGAACTTCTGGAAAAGGAT TTTgcagagaagaggagggagatgAAACAGAATGGCCGGACGGATAGCGAGTTGTTGGAATCCTATGGCTTCCTGCTGTTGGAGAGTTACAAG CTACAAGGAGTATGTAAAAAGGGCCTGTTGGTCAGGCATGCTCGGACCACGACTCTTGGGGATCCTGCTAAGG GTGTCTACCTTTCTAGGTACTCCGATTTACTGCAGATCAATCCTTTCAATGTTGATGCAGCTGGagatattattatatttaaagtaCTCAAG GGAAAGGTGAAGACTATCAGCATGTCCAGAAACATCTTGGATCCCACGCCCAACTTTGATTGTCATGTGTCAACAAATGCACACAAAGTGACATCTTGTCTATCATACAGAGCATTTGAACTCACTCAG CAATACTTTTATGAGTACAAGTTTGACGAGATCAAGGAGCGGCCCAGACACGTACGCCCGCATGCTGTGGTGTCCTTCATCTACAAAGGCAATGCAGCCCTGTCAACCCACAAGCCCATGCCTCCTCTCAG GTCAAACAGCAGAAACTCTGAATGCAGCGAAG GACTGACAAGAAAGAGCATCTACACGGTATGGACTGGGCAGCTGTTGAATCAAGGCAAGGTGTTGTGCCATGTTGCCATCCGCTCCTTTACCCAACTCTTCCTCCCTTTCAAGCT gccaGAACAGCTTGAAATGGAAAAGGCAATGAAACTAGCTGAGGTAAAATGGAGGATCCCAATAGCTCTGTTGTCCTGGGACACATATGTGGACACTGGAAAGG gaTCACAGAATGGGCTGCATGGTAGTTTGTTTGAGGTGGTTGATGTGAGCAAACATAACAGCATTTCTAGCCTACTTCTCAtgctggagaaagaaaaaatg GTGCTGGTTAAGCCTTTGGATGACCAAggtttcctcttccttctctcaTCAAAGCAACTGACCAATTCTAACG GAATTGAGAGAGGATGGACACAATCTCTTCTAGCACTCTTTCTATCCCAGGAATCAAGAGGAGAGGTGAAGCCAT CATTAGGAGTGGCTGTGGCAGTGGAAGATCTGAGACCTGATGCCAGGAATCCCATCATTCCACATCTGAAGACCTTTCTCCCTGCTTTGCACTATGCCTTGTGTACCTTACGTGCTAGTCATCCTGCGGACCCAGGAGCTGAGGTGGAACGTGAAGCCCGAGCTTATATGATAGGATGCAGCAATAAAACCCATCAGAGCTTCCACCTGGCAGAATACAAGGAGAACtgtaaagtgcaaaaaaaggTTTACTCTTATTCCAGGATGAATCACGACGTAGAAGGCTCATTGCACTCTTACTTCTACAACCCCAAGTTCTATCAGCTGGCTGTGGCAGTTGCCAAGGAAATTGTTGATGTCGTGCCACCCCCTGTCTGTGATACCTCGATGTTGGATGTCAGGGCCTCAGAAATCAGGCTTTTCAGTAGGGACGGTGCAAGAACTCGGCAACCCCAGCCAATGAATGACCCGGGCAAGATGAAGGAGCTGTTGAAGCTAATTCACCTGCGCAAGAGGAATGTAGCTGAAGAGGAGGGTGAGAGGAATCTAGTTGGAGACTGTGGGGATAGGAAGAGGAAAGCCGAGGATGAGGCAGTTGGACTAGTGAAAAAATATCTACGTACAGAAGACAACAGAAGAGAAAGTGGAG GTGAAGAAGGCCACTACCGGGACTGCCTCTCTGCTGTAATGAGGTGCATGAGGGTCTATGACACAGATCTGAGGCTGCAGGAACCTCAGAGTACATCAGTTCCCAGCACCCAGACTATGCTGACAATGCTGTTTGATACCTTGCAGCAGGTTATGGCTCAACACTCAGAAGCCAGTAACAGCCTACATAACAGTGGTGAAAATCCTGAATTAGGTGACGAGACCTTAAGGACTGCTCTTGAACTCGGCTTACCTGTGCACTGTGACATCGACCTACGAAATTGGCCTGATGTGGTCGGACCAGATGACCTGGAG GAGCAGACTGATGGCAGTTTGAGCAGCCCGGATGAGTTTAGTCCCTCCAACAACAATGAATTACAAGACGATCCTGACTTGGCTAAGGTGCCCTGGAAACTGATCCCAATCACAG GTATCAAGCCATGTCAATATTCCTCCTTAAATGAGGGAAATCCCTTTGATCCACGCTTCATGGCAGTCTCCAGTTCAACTGAGCATTGTGCTTCCTCTGAAAGAAGAGGTCATGTCTGCATGGAGGTTGATCTGCAAGTTGTCAATAATGGCTTGAATGTCATTCTCAACAAAGACTGTAACCTAACAGACAGCATTCCTACTGAAGAACCAAAAAGTATGAAAACCATTCCCGTTACAGAACCCAAGAGAGCAGACATTGTTCTTTCTACAGAGCCCAGGAGAACAGGCATCACCTCCACTACAGGGCCCAAGCAAACAGATACGTTTTCTCCAGCAGAGCCCCAGCgaacacacacagctcctccGGTGGACCCCAAGCGAACGGACATGGATCCCCAAACAGAACCCCAGCACACAGATATGGCTCCCCCAGGGCAGCTCAAGCAAACACACGCAGCCCCCCCAGTGGAGTCCAAGCGAACAGAGACAGTTCCCCAAACGGAGCCCAAGCGAAACCCCACTATTCCTCAGGCGAAGCTCAAGCAAAACCGCACTGCTCCCCCAGCGGAGCCCAAGCGGGCGGACACGGTTCTCCCAGCAGAGCCCAAGCGGGCGGACACAGCTTCCCCAGCCAAACCCGAGCAGGCAGATGACATTGCTTTTGAAGAAGCCAAAGATATTGAGAGTATTGGTAAAAACCATCTGAAGAAAGCAGAGACTGTCCCAAGTAATAACACAACAAACACAGATGAGTTGGTTAGTCAAGGGCCCAGTATAGTGGACACTATCCTCAACGAGGAGTTCAGCAACTTTTCTACTGAGATACAGAAGCTTTTGAAAGGCGAACAAGTAGAATACCATTCTGAAATGTCAATGACATTTCCTCAGGATCTGCAGTGGCAAGATGAAGTTGTTTTCTCCGAATATGTGTCACACTACACCCACCCCGTTCCCGTGCACAGTTATATCAGCACACTTCGGGATCATATGAATCAGTTGATAAACTGTCCGTCTGATCACTGGGAGAAGGCAACAGTCTGTATCCCACCTCCATCTTCTGTCTGTGACCATGCCTCTCTTTCAGCACATAGTCCTGCCCGATCTGTTTCCTTCCCCTGTACCTCCCTTAATTGTACAGCTGATACCACTCTGCCAACAAGTGAGCCAGTTCACAGTCCACCTCAACATGCAGTTACCACAGACTTTTACCAACCGCTGTTGAATTGCAGTCCAGACCTCCAGTCTCCTGTTGTTGACAGCTCAGGACACACACCACTGAACACAAATGTACCAGTCCCAGAGCCCATGTCCAAGTCCATCAACAGTGTGATTAGCCAGATCAGGCCTGATATGTTCAATACCCTCCTGGAGATTATGAAAGATGTGCAGAAGAACACGGTGAAGTTTTATGTCCACTCAATGGAGGAGAACAGTGTATGTTCTGAAattaag GACTACTTAATCCAACTTGGGAACGCAGAGTGCAAACCTCATGTTTTCCTAGAGAGCAAGAACAGTCTGGACAAGCTACTGATCATCATTCAAAACAAAGATATTGCAGCTCACATTCACACG ATCCCCTTACTACTGTACCTGAAGAAACTTTCCTCCGTCAGCTTTGCTGGAGTAGACAGTCTGGAAGATGTTAAGAACCATACATACAATGAGCTCTTTGTATCTGGTGGCTTCATTGTTTCGGACGAATTTGTTCTTAACCCAGATTTCATCACTCAAA ACAGGCTACAACTTTTACTAACATTTTTAGAGGAAAAGAACTGTGCAAATACCCACTGGTGCTGGAAGGTACACTGCAAAACCCACAAGAAACTGAAGGAGTTGGCCAG GGTGAATAATGAGGCTTTGGGTCTGTTGAATCTGCTGTCCACCTACCAGAGGAGGCATGTGGTGGAGTTTCTTCCATACCACGAGTGTGACTGTGGAACTCGGCAGGCCCCTGATCTTGAATGCCTGATCAAACTGCAGGCCCAGAATGTCCACTACCGCCATATTATCTTCCTCACTG AGCGACATTTTGAGATGTTTCCACACCACTCCAAAAATGGCATAATGATTGCAAGCATCAGTAACATCATGGACAGCTTACCAGGCTGCACAAGCTCCACTGCAAGCTGTTTAGAGACCCTAGAACCAAATCCATCCTGTCCTCTGGTGATGTTTACAG agaaagaaaagaatgcTGAGAAGAGAATGCTGGACTTCACAGAGGGCTCCTCAGGTACATGCAACCTCAATGTACCACCATATGAAAGAGAAGTAGAGCTCCTGGttccaccacccccaccacaccAGACAGATCCATTTCAGTTGCCCTACGTGGACCAGCTAACTCCAGAGCTTCAGCCTCCATCCACTGAAATGCCAAAAGAATTCACAGCTCTAAAACAGGCAATCTCATTCAAAGACTCCCACCAACTGAGAAGACAATGTCTTGGCTCAGAGTTGGGTGTGACCTTGCCTCAgggagaaaaactgaaatcctACCAAAGCTTCCTGCACCCAACCTCAACATGGCCAGTCCAGTCTCCATTTGGAGCAGAGATCTACTCCTCTCTCACTCCAGcttccatttctgcttttcttagCCATCAGGCTATGCCAGATTCCTGCTACTGGACCACAAGGAGATCAGGCAGCATAGAAGACTCCACACAACCAAAGAAGACAGGATGGACCTCTATCGGCCAGGGGTCACATGAAGAGCCCAGTCCAAGCTCCTGGAGCTTTGTAATGGGAGCTGCCATAGATAGTGTTGATTTTCAACCCTCATCAACTCAGCAGTTTGTATCAGAATGGGAAGCTACTTTCAAAGCCAGAAGATGA